The following DNA comes from Vicinamibacterales bacterium.
CGAACAGGTTCAGGACCTGCCAGAGGAAGAACCGGCGCACCATCACGTCGCCGTTGGACGGCGGCGCCAGCGCGTGCACGGCGAAGATCGCAGCCTGTCCCACCGCCAGCCCGGCGAGGGCGGCGGCCGTGGCGAGGAGCCACGCACGCCGGTGCACGGGGCGATCGAGCAGCGCCGCGATCACGGGTACGGCGGCGAGCAGGAAGGCGAGTTCGTGCGTCCAGCGGGCGCACGCCGCGGCGAACGCCACGCACGCGAGCCCGGACCAGCTCGTGACCCGCGCCGCGACGATCGCCAGGAACGCCACGTGCGCCAGGAGGAACGGCGCGTAGAAGCGCGCCGTCGTGGCCGACACCCAGAAGGGCAGCGAGCCCCCGGCGAGCAGCGCGGCGACGGCGGCGGCGGGCGCGCCCGCGAACGGCCGGAGCTCGCGGAAGATCAGGGCCAGCGCGAGCGCCGCGGCGATGGCGCTCACGGCCCGCGGCCCGGCAAGCCCCTCGCCCATGGCCAGGGTCGCCAGCCAGGCGGCGTAGGAGTAGCCGATCCCGCGGTCGTACAACAGGCCCGACGGCAGGAGCGGCATGCCGTCCCTGGCGATGCCCTGCACGGCGAACGTCGTGAACTCCTCGTCCGGCGAGTAGCCGGCCCGGCCGAGGTCGGGCACGATGACGACGGCGGCGACGAGGCCAAGGGCCGCGATCGCGAGGCCCCATCGCCCTCCCGCCTGCCCGGTTCCGCGGGCTCGCGCGTCCACCACGCGGCGTGATTGTACAGGGGCCGTGGGGCTATGCTCTTGCGCGATGTCGACGGGCGGCACCTGCGCGAACTGCCACGCCGTGCTCACGGGCGCGTACTGCGCGCAGTGCGGCCAGCACGAGAGCGCGTCCCATCCGGCCACCCTCGCCCACCTGGCCCACGAGCTCACGCACGAGCTGCTGCACGTGGACGGCAAGATCTGGCGCACCGTCAAGGCGCTGTTCCTGCAGCCCGGACGTCTCACCCAGGAGTACTGGACCGGCCAGCGCGCCGCGTGGATCGGCCCCTTCCGGATCTTCCTGATCGCGGCAGGCCTCCACGCCCTGTTCGTCCCGGGGATCGGTCCGATGAACCTGCAGACGCTCGTGCAACGCTCGCCCACCGGCACGCTGCGCATCAGCATGGGCACCGCTGCCGAGACCCAGCGCGGCGCCGGCGGCGCCACGGCGCTGCCACCGGAGGAGCTGGCCGACTACGTCGGCCGGCTGCGGCGCGCCTATCTGAGCGTCCGGTACGCCGCTGTTCCGCTCTTCGCACTCGCGTCCCTGGCCGTGTACCGGAAGCGCCAGGCGTACTACGCGGGCCACGTCGTGCTGGCCGTCCACTTCTACAGCGTCTGGTATTTCCTCGGGCTGGCGACGAGCCGCCTGCCGAATCAGGTCGACGCGCTGGCCGGTATCGCGCTCTCGGCGCCCTACCTGTTCCTTGTGCTTCGTCGGCTGTTCCGCGACGGGCCCCTGGCCACGCTCGGACGCACGCTGTTGCTGTACGGCGTGATGGTGACGCTCGAGATGCTCCTGGCGTTCGCGGCCATCGCCATCGTGGTGAGGGACGCCGGCTGAAACCCGTTCGGACCTCGCGCCCGGTTTCTCGTCGTAACAGATCTGCACATCCTCGAAACGCGGGGGGCCGAAGCGGCTGGCGAGGCGCGGCGCGGGCGGCTGGGCCGGCGCGGAAACCGTGTTACCTTTTCCGGGACACACACGACATCTTCTCTTCACGAAGGACGCGATGACCGGAACCGCAGCAAAGGCCACTGATATCGTTGGACTGCTCGGAGACGACGCAGCAGCGCTGCTCCAACACGAGTGCCGCACGATCGCTCGAGACCAGCTCCACCTGCCCGGCCCAGACTTCGTCGATCGGATGTTCGCGCTCTCGGATCGCTCGCCCCGCGTGCTCGGCGCACTCCAGCGGCTGTTCGACACGGGCCGCCTCGCCGGCACCGGCTACGTCTCGATCCTGCCCGTCGACCAGGGCATCGAGCACTCGGCGGGCGCGTCGTTCGCGCCGAATCCGGCGTACTTCGACTCCGAGAACATCGTGAAGCTGGCGATCGAGGGCGGGTGCAACGCCGTGGCCTCGACGCTCGGCGTGCTGGGCACCGTGGCGCGCAAGTTCGCCCACCGGATCCCGTTCATCGTCAAGGTCAACCACAACGAGTTCCTCTCGTACCCGAATTCGTACGACCAGATCCGCTTCGCGAGCGTGAAGCAGTGCTGGAACATGGGCGCACAGGGCATCGGGGCGACGATCTACTTCGGCTCCGAGGAGAGCAAGCGGCAGATCCAGGAAGTGTCGGCGATGTTCCAGGAGGCGCACGAGCTCGGCATGTTCACGGTGCTCTGGTGCTACATGCGGAACGCGGCGTTCAAGACCAAGGACGCCGACTACCATCTCGCCGCCGACCTCACGGGCCAGGCCAACCACCTGGGCGTGACGATCCAGGCCGACATCATCAAGCAGAAGCTGCCCGAGACCAACGGCGGCTACAACGCCTTGAACTTCGGCAAGACCCACAAGGCCGTCTACTCGAAGCTCACCACCGACCACCCGATCGACCTGACGCGGTACCAGCTGGCCAACTGCTACATGGGCCGCATGGGCCTCATCAGCTCGGGCGGCGCGTCGGCAGGCGAGACGGACCTCAAGGAAGCCGTGAAGACCGCCATCATCAACAAGCGGGCCGGCGGCATGGGCCTGATCTCGGGCCGCAAGGCGTTCCAGCGGCCGGTGGCGGACGGGGTGGCGCTGCTCAACGCCATCCAGGACGTCTACCTGTCGTCGGGCATCACCGTCGCCTGATCGCGGGCCGGCGCCAGCGGCCACTCCACGCGCTCCACGACGGGGGCGGCAGCCGCCGCCTCCACCATCGCGTCAATCGGCAGGTCCGCTTCGGCGCGCGCCACTTCGGCGCGCTTCGCCCGGGTCAGCGGATGCCTCGGCGTGAAGAGCGTGCAGCAGTCCTCGTCGGGCAGGATCGAGATCGGAAACGTGCCGATGCGCTGCGCGTCGGCCATGATCTCCTCCTTGCCCATGCCGACGAGCGGACGGACGACCAGCCTGTCGGTCGCGGCGCCGATGGTAGCCAGGTTGTCCAGCGTCTGGGACGCCACCTGCCCCACCGAATCGCCCGTGACGAGCGCGCGCGCATGGACCTTCGATGCCAGCGCCGCCGCGATGCGCAGCATCAGGCGCCTGTAGATCACGACCCGGAGCGGCCCAGGCACGCTGAGCGTCACCTGGCGCTGCAGCTCGCCGAACGGCACGAGCATCAGGTGCGCGCCAAGCTGGTAGGGCGCGAGCGTGCGGACCAGCTCGCGCGCCTTGTCGATCGACGCGTGCGACGTGAACGGATGCCCGTGGAAGTGCAGGAACGTGGCGTGGCAGCCGCGGCGCATCATCCGCCACGCCGCCACCGGCGAGTCGATGCCGCCCGAGAGGAGGACCAGCACCCGGCCGCCGGTCCCCGACGGCAGCCCACCGGCGCCGGGCTCCTTGCCGAAGTGGTAGTAGGCGGCCTTCGGCACGATCTCGACCCACACCGTGAAGGCCGGGTTCGACAGGTCGACCTTCCATCCGGTGCGCGCGTGAATCGGACCGCCGATGGCCCGTTCCATGTCCGGCGACGGCACGGGGAACTGCTTGTGCGCGCGGCGCACTTCCACCCGGAAGCTCTCCACGGGGCGGTCGACCGGCAGGTCGCGCAGCACGGCGTCCACGATGGCGGCGGGATCGGGTTCCACGCGATGGGCGATCGCGAAGTTCGCGATGCCGAACACACGGCGCACCCGGTCGCGGACGGCGTCGACGTCCACGTGCGCGCCGAGCGGCACGTCGATGCGGCCCATCGGCAGGCGGACATCGCCCACGTCGAGCCCGGCGAGGGCGTCGCGCAGGTTTCGCGCGAGGTGCCGGATGAACCATGGGCGGTTCAGGCCCTTCAGCGCGATCTCCTGGTAGTGCGCGAGCAGGACGCTCATGGGTGCTCGCCGCGTGCCGTCCCGCCATCCGCGCCGAGCACTGCCAGCGCCGCGGCGGCGGCGCGGTGCCCGCTGACGACGGCGCTCTCGATCGTCGCCGGCAGCCCGGTGTCGATCCAGTCGCCGGCCAGCAGGAAGCCCGGGAGCGGCGTGGTCGCCGGCGGCCGCGGCGGCTCGCCGGCGGCGAGGGAGAACGTGGCCCGGCGGTCGCGGATGATGGTCCCGCGCACGAGGCGCGCCGAGGCGGCGGCCGGCAGGGCGCCGGCCAGCTCCCGGTGCGCCAGGCGCACCAGTTCGTCGTTCGTCATCGACGCGATGGCCGACGCGCCGCTGCTCACGAGCGACAGGTGGCTCGCGCGTCCGGGCGTCACCCGTCCTTTGTCGAACGCCCACTGGAACGTGCGCCCGGGCAGGCCGACCATGGGCGTGCCGAGGACGTCCCTGTCGAACCACAGGTTCGCCGTCACGATCGCTTCGCCCTGCCGGACAGAGGCCGCCGTCGTCAGGGGGGCGAGCACGTCCGGGACCGGGTCGAAGAGACCGGCGAGCGCATGCCAGGGCACGGCAGACACGATGACGGCCGGCGACAGGATCCGTTCGCCGTGGGCGACGCCGCGCGCGCGGCCGCCGGCTACCAGCACGCGCGCCGGCCGGCCGGCCGCGACCTCCCCGCCTCGGGCCCGGAGGTAGGCGACGGCGGGATCGACGAAGACCGCCGACAGCGAGTCGGCCGGCCACGCGATGGCGGCATCGTCGGCGCCCGGCCCGAGGATCCGGCGCACGACCTCGGCGAACGTGGTGGCGGTCGCCACGTCGATCGACTGGTTGAGGGCGGCGAGCGCCAGCGGCTCCCACAGCAGTTCGCAGAGCCTGGGCGCCTGGCCGTGCCGGGTCAGCCACGCGCGCACGGTCTCGGCCGGGTCTGGCGGTCGCCGCGGGTCCACCGCCGCGCGCATGGCCGCGACCGACAGGCGCTCCCGCCACGTGAGGGCGTCCCAGGCCATCACGCCCGCAACAAGCTGGAGCGGCGTCGGCAGGTCGGGACACCTCAGCTCGCTGCCCCGCCCCTGCAGGTCCACGATCGGCGCGGCCAGCATGCCCTGGATCCGCACGCGGTCGCGGGAACCGATGCGCGCCAGGTAGGCCAGCGTCTCGTGGTAGGCGCCGAAGAGCACGTGCTGGCCGTTGTCCACCCAGTCGCCCGAGACTCTGTCGCGGATGGCGAACGTCCGTCCCCCCAGCACGGGCCGCGCCTCGACGACGGCGACGCGGACGCCGGCGGCCGCCAGCGCGCAGGCGGCGCTCAGGCCGGCGCAGCCGGCTCCGATGACGACCGCGTCGGGTTGGGTCACGGCGTGCGGGCGGGAGCCGCCAGCGCCTCGACGCCGGCGCGCATGAGGGTCCGGGCCCACGTGGTCGCGGCGATCCACGCGCGCTCGGGCCGGGGCACGCGCACGGTCTCGGAGAACACGTCGTAGCCGCGGGCCTCGATGCGCCGCAGGATGCCGAAGTAGATGGCACCCATGATCTCGGCGGCCACCAGGTGCCGGGCCTCGCCGGCCGGCAGCGCCGCCGACGCCCGCTCGTAGTACTGCCGTGCGCGAGCGAGCTGGTGCTGCAGGAGCGCGCGCACCTCCCCGGTGACGGCGCCGGCGCGCAGGTGGGCCTCGGTGCAGTGGAAGCGCCGCATCTCGTCCTGCGGGAGGTAGATCCGGCCGTGTTCGAGATCGGTCCGCACGTCGCGGACGATGTTGGTGAGCTGCAGCGCCAGCCCCAGGTGCATGGCGTAGTCGCGGCTGCCGGGGTGACGGCACCCGAAGATGTTGAGGCAGATGACACCCACGGTGGAGGCGACCCGCCAGCAGTACTCGCGCAGGTCGTCGAAGGTCTCGTACCTGTCGTGCTCGAGATCCATCTGCACGCCGTCCGCGAGATCCTCGAACGCGCGGCGCGGCAGTTCGAAACGGCGCGCGACGGGCTGCAGGGCGCGGCCCTGCGCCGATTCCGGCGTGCCGCCGTCGAACACCCGCGCGATCTCGTCGCGCCAGAATGCGAGCGCGACCCGGCCCGCGTCGGCGTTCGGCGCCTCGTCCACCGCGTCGTCGATGGCGCGGCACACGTCCCACACCGTCACGATGGCGCCCCGCCGGTCGGCAGGCAGCACGAGGAACGAGTAGTAGAAGGAAGTGTCGCGACTCACGTGAGCGCCCTCCACCCTACCACCAGCGCGTCGACCGCGCCCAGGGTGGGCCGGTGGGCCACCGGGTCGAAGCGGCCCTGCTCGAGGAGCTCCAGGAGCCGCCGTCCGCCGTGCCACGTCGCCGCGATCTCGATCTTCAGCCGGCCGCGGAGGTGATCCAGCAGCGGACGTCCCAGATCGAAGAGCTCCCGCGTCCGCGCCCCGCAGAGGGCGAGGGCTGCCTGCCACTCGCGCGGCAGCGCCGACATGTGGGGCTCGAGTTGTTCCGGGACGGCACCGGCCGCGGTCCACACCTCCTCGGGCACGTAGAGGCGGCCCCGGCGCCAGTCGATGGCGAAGTCCTGCCAGAAGTTCGTGAGCTGGAGGGCCGTGCAGATGGCGTCGGACCAGGCGTCCAGCCGCCGGTCGTCGTGACCGAAGAGCCGCAGCACGATCCGCCCCACCGGGTTCGCCGATCGCCGGCAGTAGTCGTCCACCTCGGCCCACGTCCCGTAACGCGTCACGACGACGTCCTGGCGGAAGGCCGAGAGCAACGCCTCGAACGGGTAGACGGGCAGGCGCCGGTCGCGGATGGTATGGCCAAGGGCCAGGAAGATCTCGTCGTGCCCCTCGGCCACGGGATCGGGCCAGGCCGGCTCGCGCGGGACCAGGGGCGGGGCGGCCGCCTCCCCGGCGCCGACGGCCGCGTGGAGGCGCTCGAGCCACTCGTCGAGGAGGCGCAGCCGCTCGCGCGTGGAGTGCCCGTCCTCGTCGGCGAAGTCGTCGGCGGTCCGCGCGAAGGCGTAGACCGCGGCGACGTGCCGGCGGAGCGCCGCCGGCACCAGGCGCGACGCCACCGGGAAGTTCTCGTAGTGCGAGCGGGCCAGGGCCTCGCAGTGGGCGTAGGCCGCCCCGAGGTCGGCGGCCTCTGTCACCAGATCTGCTCTGGCACGCCGGCGCGGTGGTTGGCCGCGCGGGCCATCACGAACAGGAGATCCGACAGCCGGTTGAGGTAGGTGAGCACCACCGGCTCGACGGCGCCGTCGCCCATCCGGCACGTCTCCACCTCGGCCCGCCGGCACACGGTTCTGGCGACGTGAAGCGACGCCCCCGCCGGGCTGCCCCCCGCCAGGATGAAGTGGCGCAGCGGCGGCAGGGTCTCCTCGAGCGCATCGATGTGCCGTTCGAGGCGCGACACGGCGCCCTCGTCCACGACCACCTTCTGCACGCGCGACGAGATCCGGTGCGAGGGGTCGGCCAAGCGGGCGCAGAGGGCGAACAGATCGCGCTGGATGCCCGCGACAGCGGACGCGAGGTCGTCGTCGAGCCCCGCCGCGATGGCGGCGCCGAGGACGGCGTTCAACTCGTCCACCGTGCCGTAGGCGACGACGCGCGGATCGGCCTTCGACACGCGGGTGCCATCGAAGAGGCTCGTCGTCCCGTCGTCGCCGGTCTTCGTGTACAGTTTCCCGGTCACTCAGGGAATTATGGCCCGCCCGCGGGGGACCCGCGCTCGAAAACCCGTCCTGCCCCCGCCCCCCGCGCGCGCCCGGTTCCGGCGCGTGCTCCTGCGCTGGTACGACAGGCACGGCCGCGACCTGCCGTGGCGCACGACCGACGACCCGTATCACATTCTCGTCAGCGAGGTCATGCTGCAGCAGACGCAGGTGGACCGCGTGCTGCCCAAGTACCACGAGTGGCTCTCGAAGTACCCGTCGCTCGCAGCCCTGGCGGCGGCCGACGGCGAGGACGTCAGCGCCACGTGGCGGCCGCTCGGCTACAACATCCGGCCCAAGCGCCTCCACTCGATCGCGCGCGAAGCGGTGGCGACCTACGGCGGCGCGCTCCCGTCGGACCGCGAGACGCTCCTGTCCTTCAAGGGCATCGGCGAGTACACGGCCGGCGCCATCCTCAGCTTCGCGTTCAGGAAGCGGGCCGCGATTCTCGACACCAACGTCGCCCGCGTGCTGTTCAGGGTGTTCGTCGGCGACGGCGATCCCAAGGGACACGCGACGACGAAGCACCTGTGGGCCGTCGCGGAAGCGCTCGTGCCCCGCGTGCGCGTCTTCGACTTCAACCAGGCCCTGATGGACTTCGGCGCCATGCACTGCACCGCGAGGAAGCCCGCGTGCCTCACCTGTCCGATGGCGTCGTTCTGCCGCTCGTGTCCGACGCCCTCGCCGCCTGCTCCGCGGGCGGCCCGAACGCCGCGCGCGCGGTCGCAGGCTCGATGAGGCCAACGGCCAGCGCCGACCCGACGGCGAACGCGAAGAAGACGACGGCCCATTCGGGCCGACCGTCCACGAGCGCGGCGCCGGCGTAGCCCCAGAGCGCGACCAGGGCCCAGTCGGCCACGGCGACCCACCCCCGCGTCCTCGCGCGCTGCTCGGCCAGGTGCTGCGGCAGGACGACCGCGGAGAAGCGCAGGTGGAGTCGCACGTTGGCGGCGACGATCGTCGCTGCCAGGCAGCCGAGGAACCACGCCAGCCCGTGCGGCACGCCGCGGTGGACGATCCAGGCGGGCGCGATCATCATCCAGTCCACGGCCGCGGCCGCGGCCTGGTGGAAACGCCACCACCAGAGCGGGGGACGCCGGCCGGTCTCGGGATGACGCGCCTCGATCGCCGCCAGGCGGACGCCGGTGGCCGCGCGCGCCTGCCCGGGAAGCGCGTCGCCGCGCGCGATGGCATCCAGCGCCGCGACGACGGCGCCGGACGTCGGGTATCTGTCGATGGGCCGCTGCCTCGTGCAGCGATCGACGAACTCGGCCAGGTCGGCGCCCAGCGACTCCGGGGCGACCGTCGGCGGCAGGCCGTCGGCCGCGAGCGCTTTGGCGATCGACGCGGCCAGGGTCGGCGCCCCGAACGGATTCACGCCGAGCGCCATCTCGGCCACGAGCACGCCGAGCGCGAACTGGTCGGTGCGACCGTCGATCTCCAGCCCCTGGACCTGTTCCGGCGCCATGTACCCCGGCGTGCCCGCCACCTGGCCGTCGAGCGAGACGCGGGTGAAGGTGGCCAGCTCCCGGCCGTCGCCGCGGAGGCGCGCGAGACCGAAGTCCAGAATCTTCACCTGCCCGTCGGGCTGGCGGAAGACGTTTTCGGGCTTCAGGTCGCGGTGGACGATCCCGCGGGCGTGCGCGGCCTCGAGAGCCGAGGCGAGGGCCCGCGCCGCCGCCACGACCTCGGCGCGCGGCAGTGGACCGGCCTCGAGCACCTCCCGCAGCGTCCGGCCTTCGAGGAGCTCGCTCGCGATGTAGGAGCGGCCGTCGATCTCCTCGAGCGCGAAGATGGTGGCGATGTTCGGATGCGCGAGCGACGCCGCGGCGCGGGCTTCCTGCCGGAGCCGCTGCTGGTCGGTCGGGCCGGGCCGCGCCGCGCCGACGGCCTTGAGCGCGATGCGGCGGTGGAGCCGGACGTCCTCGGCCTCGAAGACCACGCCCATCCCGCCCTCCCCAAGGACCCGCAACAGGCGGTATGGCCCCAGTGTCATCCCCGGCGTCAGGGCGGTACGCGGCGCCGGGGCCTCGAGGGTCGCGGCGACGCCGCCTGGCGGCCCCTCGAGGAAGCCGCTGGCGCCCGCGTGCGCCGCGAGCAGCGCCAGCACTTCCCGCTTGACCAGGTCGGGGGCATCGGCGCGATCGATCCAGGCCGTGCGGCCCGTGTCGGGTTGCTCGATGGCCTGGCCGAAGAGCGCGCCCACCTGCTGCCACTGCTCGGGCGTCATGTCAGGCGCCGTCGAGCGTCCGCTTGAGGAAGGCGCGGGCCAGCGCCCAGTGGCGCTTGACCGTGGCCGGCGAGAGTCCGACGGCCTCGGCCGTCTCCTCGACCGTGAGGCCTCCGAAGTAGCGCAGTTCGACGATGCGCGCCTGCGCAGGGTCGAGCGCCGCGAGCCGGTCGAGCGCGCGATCCAGGGCGAGGAGGTCGACCTCGGCGCCCCGGGAGTCCGACGGCAGCATCGCGTCGTCCAGCGTGAGACGCACCGCATCGCCGCCGCGCTTGGCCGCGCGGCGCCGCCTGGCGCGATCCACCAGGACCTGGCGCATCGACACGGCCGCGATCGCCAGGAAGTGCGTGCGCCCCTGCCAGGCCTGCCCGGTCGGGCGCACGAGACGCACGTAGGCCTCGTGCACGAGCGCCGTCGGCTGCAGCGTCTGGCCGCGCCGCTCGCGGCGCAGGTACCCCGCGGCGAGCCTCCGCAGCTCGTCGTAGACGAGGGGCATCAGCCGTGAGGCCGCGTTGGCGTCTCCGCCGGCCGCCCGGCGGAGCAGGCGCGACGCCGCGGCGGCGTCCTCCCCGGCGGCCGTGGCCGCACCGGGTCCGGGTTCGTGCCCGCGTTCCATCCGGCGATTCTACGGCGGCTCCAGCTGAAGCGTCCTGGCGCCCCCGGCCGCGGCGGGTCGATCCCCGGGCGTCAGAAGCGCGCCACGATCGGTCGCGTCTCCGCCTGGTAGAGCCGCCACCCCATCGAGCACGCCGACAGCACGAGCACCACCAGCAGGCCCGCGGCCGCCACGGTCCCGCCGATGTCCATCACCAGCACCCGGCCGAGGCCGGGCACGTCGGCCTCGGGCCATCTGAGGAGCGCCAGCGACGCCCCCGAGAGCGCGAGGCGCAGTTCGGTGGGGCCGAGGCGCGCGAACGACAGGCGGAACTCGCCTCCCACGGCCGTGGCCAGGAACACTTCGGCCGACACCAGCAGGTACGCGACGAGCACGCCCAGCGCGACGAGCGGCGACATGTAGCCGGAGAACGCCAGGCCTCCCATCAGCGCCGACACGCCGCAGATGTCCAGCACGTGGTCCACGTAGTAGCCATAGCGCGGCCGCTCCTGGCGACGGACGCGCGCCAACGTGCCGTCCAGGCTGTCGCCGAACCAGTTCACGGCGAGCCCGAGACCGACCCCGACGAGCGCCACAGGGAACAGCCGTGCCAGCGCGAACGAGGCCGACGCGGTGGCCGTCCCGACGACGCCGAGAGCCGTCAGGTGGTCGGAGTGGACCCATTCGGGCAACCGGCGCGCGATCCAGAGCAGCACGCGGCGCTCCACCGCGGCCGTCAGTCCGTCGTTCACGCGTACGTGCGTCGCTGCGGCATCCGCCATCACGTCCTCCCGGGCGGCGCCGTCTCCCTGGAGCCGACCGCTGGCGGCTCCGGTGGCGGCGCGTCTTCCGCCCACTGGCGGCGCGCATCGCCGCCCTCACCCGGGTACTGCGCAGGACCGTCGGGAACGGGCTCACGGGCGTCGATCCGGAGACGCCGCCGGGGCGGGACGTGACAGGCCGCTGTCAGACCGGACCGGCGAGCAGCCGGATGAGGTCGGCGTCCGCCTCGGGAAACGGGAGGCCGGGCAGGTCCTGGCGGGCCACCCACCGCACGTCCTGGCCAATCATGGGCTTGGGCGCGCCCTGGAACGCGCACGCATAGAAGCGCAATTCCACGGTGCGGTCCCCGTAGGCGTGGGTGACGGCGTGCACCAGGTCCCCGACCTCCGCGAGGATGTCGAGCTCCTCGTGCAGTTCCCGCCGCAGGGCCTCGGCATCGGTCTCGTGCGGCTCGCGCTTGCCCCCCGGGAACTCCCAGTGTCCTGCCAGATGCGAGCCCCGCGGACGCAGGGTGAGCAGGTAGGTGCCGTCGCGTTCGATGACGGCGGCCACGACGACGATCGGCGT
Coding sequences within:
- a CDS encoding DUF3667 domain-containing protein; this translates as MSTGGTCANCHAVLTGAYCAQCGQHESASHPATLAHLAHELTHELLHVDGKIWRTVKALFLQPGRLTQEYWTGQRAAWIGPFRIFLIAAGLHALFVPGIGPMNLQTLVQRSPTGTLRISMGTAAETQRGAGGATALPPEELADYVGRLRRAYLSVRYAAVPLFALASLAVYRKRQAYYAGHVVLAVHFYSVWYFLGLATSRLPNQVDALAGIALSAPYLFLVLRRLFRDGPLATLGRTLLLYGVMVTLEMLLAFAAIAIVVRDAG
- a CDS encoding class I fructose-bisphosphate aldolase yields the protein MTGTAAKATDIVGLLGDDAAALLQHECRTIARDQLHLPGPDFVDRMFALSDRSPRVLGALQRLFDTGRLAGTGYVSILPVDQGIEHSAGASFAPNPAYFDSENIVKLAIEGGCNAVASTLGVLGTVARKFAHRIPFIVKVNHNEFLSYPNSYDQIRFASVKQCWNMGAQGIGATIYFGSEESKRQIQEVSAMFQEAHELGMFTVLWCYMRNAAFKTKDADYHLAADLTGQANHLGVTIQADIIKQKLPETNGGYNALNFGKTHKAVYSKLTTDHPIDLTRYQLANCYMGRMGLISSGGASAGETDLKEAVKTAIINKRAGGMGLISGRKAFQRPVADGVALLNAIQDVYLSSGITVA
- the thiI gene encoding tRNA uracil 4-sulfurtransferase ThiI, whose amino-acid sequence is MSVLLAHYQEIALKGLNRPWFIRHLARNLRDALAGLDVGDVRLPMGRIDVPLGAHVDVDAVRDRVRRVFGIANFAIAHRVEPDPAAIVDAVLRDLPVDRPVESFRVEVRRAHKQFPVPSPDMERAIGGPIHARTGWKVDLSNPAFTVWVEIVPKAAYYHFGKEPGAGGLPSGTGGRVLVLLSGGIDSPVAAWRMMRRGCHATFLHFHGHPFTSHASIDKARELVRTLAPYQLGAHLMLVPFGELQRQVTLSVPGPLRVVIYRRLMLRIAAALASKVHARALVTGDSVGQVASQTLDNLATIGAATDRLVVRPLVGMGKEEIMADAQRIGTFPISILPDEDCCTLFTPRHPLTRAKRAEVARAEADLPIDAMVEAAAAAPVVERVEWPLAPARDQATVMPDDR
- the hpnE gene encoding hydroxysqualene dehydroxylase HpnE: MTQPDAVVIGAGCAGLSAACALAAAGVRVAVVEARPVLGGRTFAIRDRVSGDWVDNGQHVLFGAYHETLAYLARIGSRDRVRIQGMLAAPIVDLQGRGSELRCPDLPTPLQLVAGVMAWDALTWRERLSVAAMRAAVDPRRPPDPAETVRAWLTRHGQAPRLCELLWEPLALAALNQSIDVATATTFAEVVRRILGPGADDAAIAWPADSLSAVFVDPAVAYLRARGGEVAAGRPARVLVAGGRARGVAHGERILSPAVIVSAVPWHALAGLFDPVPDVLAPLTTAASVRQGEAIVTANLWFDRDVLGTPMVGLPGRTFQWAFDKGRVTPGRASHLSLVSSGASAIASMTNDELVRLAHRELAGALPAAASARLVRGTIIRDRRATFSLAAGEPPRPPATTPLPGFLLAGDWIDTGLPATIESAVVSGHRAAAAALAVLGADGGTARGEHP
- the hpnD gene encoding presqualene diphosphate synthase HpnD → MSRDTSFYYSFLVLPADRRGAIVTVWDVCRAIDDAVDEAPNADAGRVALAFWRDEIARVFDGGTPESAQGRALQPVARRFELPRRAFEDLADGVQMDLEHDRYETFDDLREYCWRVASTVGVICLNIFGCRHPGSRDYAMHLGLALQLTNIVRDVRTDLEHGRIYLPQDEMRRFHCTEAHLRAGAVTGEVRALLQHQLARARQYYERASAALPAGEARHLVAAEIMGAIYFGILRRIEARGYDVFSETVRVPRPERAWIAATTWARTLMRAGVEALAAPARTP
- the hpnC gene encoding squalene synthase HpnC, giving the protein MTEAADLGAAYAHCEALARSHYENFPVASRLVPAALRRHVAAVYAFARTADDFADEDGHSTRERLRLLDEWLERLHAAVGAGEAAAPPLVPREPAWPDPVAEGHDEIFLALGHTIRDRRLPVYPFEALLSAFRQDVVVTRYGTWAEVDDYCRRSANPVGRIVLRLFGHDDRRLDAWSDAICTALQLTNFWQDFAIDWRRGRLYVPEEVWTAAGAVPEQLEPHMSALPREWQAALALCGARTRELFDLGRPLLDHLRGRLKIEIAATWHGGRRLLELLEQGRFDPVAHRPTLGAVDALVVGWRALT
- a CDS encoding cob(I)yrinic acid a,c-diamide adenosyltransferase — protein: MTGKLYTKTGDDGTTSLFDGTRVSKADPRVVAYGTVDELNAVLGAAIAAGLDDDLASAVAGIQRDLFALCARLADPSHRISSRVQKVVVDEGAVSRLERHIDALEETLPPLRHFILAGGSPAGASLHVARTVCRRAEVETCRMGDGAVEPVVLTYLNRLSDLLFVMARAANHRAGVPEQIW
- a CDS encoding A/G-specific adenine glycosylase — its product is MLLRWYDRHGRDLPWRTTDDPYHILVSEVMLQQTQVDRVLPKYHEWLSKYPSLAALAAADGEDVSATWRPLGYNIRPKRLHSIAREAVATYGGALPSDRETLLSFKGIGEYTAGAILSFAFRKRAAILDTNVARVLFRVFVGDGDPKGHATTKHLWAVAEALVPRVRVFDFNQALMDFGAMHCTARKPACLTCPMASFCRSCPTPSPPAPRAARTPRARSQAR
- a CDS encoding serine/threonine-protein kinase, with the translated sequence MTPEQWQQVGALFGQAIEQPDTGRTAWIDRADAPDLVKREVLALLAAHAGASGFLEGPPGGVAATLEAPAPRTALTPGMTLGPYRLLRVLGEGGMGVVFEAEDVRLHRRIALKAVGAARPGPTDQQRLRQEARAAASLAHPNIATIFALEEIDGRSYIASELLEGRTLREVLEAGPLPRAEVVAAARALASALEAAHARGIVHRDLKPENVFRQPDGQVKILDFGLARLRGDGRELATFTRVSLDGQVAGTPGYMAPEQVQGLEIDGRTDQFALGVLVAEMALGVNPFGAPTLAASIAKALAADGLPPTVAPESLGADLAEFVDRCTRQRPIDRYPTSGAVVAALDAIARGDALPGQARAATGVRLAAIEARHPETGRRPPLWWWRFHQAAAAAVDWMMIAPAWIVHRGVPHGLAWFLGCLAATIVAANVRLHLRFSAVVLPQHLAEQRARTRGWVAVADWALVALWGYAGAALVDGRPEWAVVFFAFAVGSALAVGLIEPATARAAFGPPAEQAARASDTSGRTTPSDR
- a CDS encoding ECF-type sigma factor, with the translated sequence MERGHEPGPGAATAAGEDAAAASRLLRRAAGGDANAASRLMPLVYDELRRLAAGYLRRERRGQTLQPTALVHEAYVRLVRPTGQAWQGRTHFLAIAAVSMRQVLVDRARRRRAAKRGGDAVRLTLDDAMLPSDSRGAEVDLLALDRALDRLAALDPAQARIVELRYFGGLTVEETAEAVGLSPATVKRHWALARAFLKRTLDGA
- a CDS encoding CDP-alcohol phosphatidyltransferase family protein, which codes for MADAAATHVRVNDGLTAAVERRVLLWIARRLPEWVHSDHLTALGVVGTATASASFALARLFPVALVGVGLGLAVNWFGDSLDGTLARVRRQERPRYGYYVDHVLDICGVSALMGGLAFSGYMSPLVALGVLVAYLLVSAEVFLATAVGGEFRLSFARLGPTELRLALSGASLALLRWPEADVPGLGRVLVMDIGGTVAAAGLLVVLVLSACSMGWRLYQAETRPIVARF